In Macadamia integrifolia cultivar HAES 741 unplaced genomic scaffold, SCU_Mint_v3 scaffold_206A, whole genome shotgun sequence, a single genomic region encodes these proteins:
- the LOC122071314 gene encoding uncharacterized protein LOC122071314 isoform X4, producing the protein MFQISKEESSVALWITPNGKKMVCDAAREFWFLLLSSLRECFGRMALFLHGRSQNCFQDQERLVLGEVKEAGRIWVITFSNCESDSTCGGYKFSGGYWRVSICSCCGYGIC; encoded by the exons ATGTTCCAAATTTCAAAAGAAGAATCTTCCGTTGCTCTGTGGATAACCCCCAACGGCAAAAAAATG GTCTGTGATGCTGCAAGGGAGTTCTGGTTTCTACTCCTAAGCAGTTTACGAGAATGTTTTGGAAGGATGGCCCTATTTTTACATGGAAGAAGCCAGAATTGCTTTCAAGATCAGGAAAGACTT GTTCTAGGAGAAGTGAAGGAAGCTGGAAGGATTTGGGTCATCACATTCAGCAACTGTGAGTCTGACAGCACTTGCGGTGGCTATAAGTTTTCAGGAGGGTACTGGAGGGTCAGCATTTGCTCTTGCTGTGGTTATGGGATCTGTT